From the genome of Phytohabitans rumicis, one region includes:
- a CDS encoding DUF1707 domain-containing protein, whose translation MTAKERRDMLRASSADRQRAADVLGTALREGRLDAAEYDNRSRSVQDAKSVGELNALLADLPSQLGVRDWADQLRVRQGDREQVNRWLADAVTDGRLTEAEHERRLAGVASAGTYAELKPLVDGVPGPPETPRADLFVSAADRQAVLDRLAAALTDGLLSADEHRDRRADVGRAERYRQLDELAIDLGERANPAERARAVRRLDHAHAAGQLDAAEHAKRVAAATAATRDRDLAKLLTDLTPTPGSRATANSLLALKRRHRLTDAERELAAQELQHALDDGRLTLDEYDERVTKAYAAGTAGALRPLLDDLVVPDEQPPAGTAPRRPAKGRPAGLAVAVVIVVVLAVIGAVIGLTDEDPGTGDAAAGPSLGVRWIAAFDRPPGAKGLGTWFTDGAVIRARDDRVVAYDLADGHVEWTFQVPADNELCTMSRAVDGDVGIVGYGPEYRCTTIVGLDLRTGQPLWQRPRPGGGIDYRYAHEVALARDTAVIREPTGFVAVDARSDAQRWRLPVAKGCLPYSVTAAGDVAALLTACPDRTMTLALVDAASGKERWRAPLRMSQDDDEDGAYKATVVLSLDPVVVRTSDAGGAFIAFDEQGKRRATIAQQQPDWDLALDVFPTNWVARPWYPVVVVGDVLVAPTRKPGDNEDKGVAGFSLTDGRRLWHTDPGFVSSLGQAGDDVVAVAYVDYELQLLALSTQDGTVRARVKPGENALTLGGVDVEVQRVGDRYVVVSPAGDSVPPVTVIGPR comes from the coding sequence GTGACGGCAAAGGAACGGCGGGACATGCTGCGCGCGTCGAGCGCTGACCGGCAGCGGGCCGCCGACGTGCTCGGGACCGCGTTGCGGGAGGGCCGGCTCGACGCGGCGGAGTACGACAACCGCTCCCGGTCGGTCCAGGACGCCAAGTCCGTCGGCGAACTCAACGCGCTGCTCGCCGACCTGCCCAGCCAGCTCGGGGTCCGGGACTGGGCCGACCAGTTGCGGGTCCGGCAGGGTGACCGGGAGCAGGTCAATCGCTGGCTCGCCGACGCGGTGACCGACGGCCGGTTGACCGAGGCCGAGCACGAACGGCGGCTCGCCGGGGTCGCGTCGGCCGGCACGTACGCCGAGCTCAAGCCGCTGGTGGACGGCGTACCCGGACCGCCGGAAACACCGCGCGCGGACCTGTTCGTGTCGGCCGCGGACCGGCAGGCGGTCCTGGACCGGCTCGCGGCGGCCCTGACCGACGGCCTGCTGAGCGCCGACGAGCACCGCGACCGGCGGGCCGACGTAGGGCGGGCCGAGCGGTACCGGCAGCTCGACGAGCTCGCCATCGACCTGGGCGAGCGGGCCAACCCGGCCGAGCGGGCGCGCGCGGTGCGGCGCCTGGACCACGCGCACGCCGCCGGCCAGCTGGACGCGGCCGAGCACGCCAAGCGGGTCGCCGCCGCCACCGCGGCGACCCGGGACCGCGACCTGGCCAAGCTGCTCACCGACCTGACACCGACGCCCGGCAGCCGGGCGACGGCGAATTCGCTGCTGGCGCTGAAGCGGCGGCACCGGCTCACCGACGCCGAGCGGGAACTGGCCGCGCAGGAGCTGCAGCACGCGCTGGACGACGGCCGGCTCACCCTCGACGAGTACGACGAGCGGGTGACCAAGGCGTACGCCGCCGGCACCGCGGGCGCGCTCCGGCCGCTGCTCGACGACCTGGTCGTACCCGACGAGCAGCCACCGGCCGGCACGGCGCCGCGGCGGCCGGCCAAGGGGCGCCCCGCCGGCCTGGCCGTGGCCGTGGTCATCGTCGTGGTCTTGGCCGTGATCGGCGCCGTCATCGGCCTGACCGACGAGGATCCCGGCACCGGCGACGCCGCCGCCGGGCCGAGCCTGGGCGTGCGGTGGATCGCGGCGTTCGACCGCCCGCCCGGCGCGAAGGGTCTGGGCACCTGGTTCACCGACGGCGCGGTCATCCGGGCCCGGGACGACCGGGTCGTCGCGTACGACCTGGCCGATGGCCACGTCGAGTGGACCTTCCAGGTGCCGGCCGACAACGAGCTGTGCACGATGAGCCGCGCCGTCGACGGCGACGTCGGCATCGTGGGGTACGGGCCGGAATACCGGTGCACGACGATCGTCGGCCTCGACCTCCGCACCGGGCAGCCGCTGTGGCAGCGGCCGCGCCCCGGGGGCGGCATCGACTACCGGTACGCCCACGAGGTCGCGCTCGCCCGGGACACCGCGGTCATCCGGGAGCCGACCGGTTTCGTCGCCGTCGACGCGCGGAGCGACGCGCAGCGGTGGCGGCTGCCGGTCGCCAAGGGCTGCCTGCCGTACTCGGTGACCGCCGCCGGCGACGTCGCCGCCCTGCTGACCGCGTGTCCCGACCGCACCATGACGCTCGCGCTCGTCGACGCCGCCTCCGGCAAGGAGCGCTGGCGCGCGCCGCTGCGGATGAGCCAGGACGACGACGAGGACGGCGCCTACAAGGCGACGGTGGTGCTCTCGCTCGATCCGGTCGTGGTCCGGACCAGCGACGCGGGCGGCGCGTTCATCGCGTTCGACGAGCAGGGCAAGCGGCGGGCCACCATCGCGCAGCAGCAGCCCGACTGGGACCTCGCGCTCGACGTGTTCCCGACCAACTGGGTCGCCCGGCCGTGGTACCCGGTGGTCGTGGTGGGCGACGTTCTGGTCGCCCCGACGCGCAAGCCCGGCGACAACGAGGACAAGGGCGTCGCCGGGTTCTCGCTCACCGACGGCCGGCGGCTGTGGCACACCGACCCGGGGTTCGTGTCGAGCCTCGGCCAGGCCGGGGACGACGTCGTCGCCGTGGCCTACGTGGACTACGAGCTGCAGTTGCTAGCACTGTCCACTCAGGACGGTACCGTGCGGGCGCGGGTGAAGCCCGGCGAGAACGCGCTCACCCTGGGCGGCGTCGACGTCGAGGTGCAGCGGGTGGGTGACCGGTACGTCGTGGTCAGCCCCGCGGGCGACAGCGTCCCGCCGGTCACCGTGATCGGTCCGCGCTAG
- a CDS encoding citrate synthase, which produces MTDVKLDHHGGQLSMPVHDAVEGASGIEVGKLLKETGYVTYDPGFVNTASCTSAITYIDGDAGILRYRGYPIGELAEKASFLEVSYLLIYGELPTAAQLAEFSGKIRMHTLLHEDLRRFFDGFPRDAHPMPVLSSAVSALSTFYQDALDPFDADQVEISTVRLLAKVPTIASYAYKKSIGQPFMYPDNALGYVENFLRMTFAVPATSYEVDPVVAKVLDMLFVLHADHEQNCSTSTVRLVGSAQANLFASVSAGVHALSGPLHGGANQAVLEMLDSIKADGGDVQSFVRRVKDKEPGVKLMGFGHRVYKNYDPRAAIVKQAAREVLDRMHQPDELLDLAMQLEEIALADDYFVSRKLYPNVDFYTGLIYKAMGFPPKMFTVLFALGRLPGWIAQWREMMGDPANKIGRPRQVYTGSAERAFVPVEQR; this is translated from the coding sequence ATGACCGATGTGAAGCTCGACCACCATGGCGGACAGCTGTCGATGCCCGTGCACGATGCGGTCGAGGGCGCATCGGGTATCGAGGTCGGCAAGCTGCTCAAGGAGACCGGGTACGTCACCTACGACCCGGGCTTCGTCAACACCGCCTCCTGCACCTCCGCGATCACGTACATCGACGGTGACGCGGGGATCCTGCGCTACCGCGGCTATCCGATCGGCGAGCTGGCCGAGAAGGCGTCGTTTCTCGAGGTTTCGTATCTGCTGATCTACGGCGAACTGCCGACCGCGGCGCAGTTGGCGGAATTCAGCGGCAAGATACGCATGCACACGCTGCTGCACGAGGACCTGCGCCGCTTCTTCGACGGCTTTCCGCGCGACGCGCACCCGATGCCCGTGCTGTCCTCGGCGGTCAGCGCACTGTCCACGTTCTACCAGGACGCGCTCGACCCGTTCGACGCCGACCAGGTGGAGATCTCCACGGTCCGGTTGCTGGCAAAGGTGCCCACGATCGCGTCGTACGCGTACAAGAAGTCGATCGGCCAGCCGTTCATGTACCCGGACAACGCGCTGGGCTACGTGGAGAACTTCCTGCGCATGACGTTCGCGGTGCCCGCCACGTCGTACGAGGTGGATCCGGTCGTCGCCAAGGTGCTCGACATGCTCTTCGTCCTGCACGCCGACCACGAGCAGAACTGCTCGACCTCGACCGTGCGCCTGGTCGGCTCCGCGCAGGCCAACCTCTTCGCCTCGGTCTCCGCCGGCGTGCACGCCCTCTCCGGTCCGCTGCACGGCGGCGCCAACCAGGCCGTGCTGGAGATGCTCGACAGCATCAAGGCGGACGGCGGCGACGTGCAGTCGTTCGTGCGGCGGGTCAAGGACAAGGAGCCGGGCGTCAAGCTGATGGGCTTCGGCCACCGGGTCTACAAGAACTACGACCCGCGCGCCGCGATCGTCAAGCAGGCCGCCCGCGAGGTGCTGGACCGCATGCATCAGCCGGACGAGCTGCTCGACCTGGCCATGCAGCTGGAGGAGATCGCGCTCGCGGACGACTACTTCGTGTCCCGCAAGCTCTACCCGAACGTCGACTTCTACACCGGCCTCATCTACAAGGCGATGGGCTTCCCGCCGAAGATGTTCACGGTGCTGTTCGCGCTCGGGCGGCTGCCCGGCTGGATCGCGCAGTGGCGCGAGATGATGGGCGACCCGGCCAACAAGATCGGCCGTCCGCGGCAGGTCTACACCGGTTCCGCGGAGCGCGCCTTCGTTCCCGTCGAGCAGCGGTAA
- a CDS encoding LacI family DNA-binding transcriptional regulator, whose protein sequence is MPPTLDDVARAAGVSRSTASRVLAGYGPASPTTRDRVHAAATRLGYAPNPAARALVTGAGFRLVVAVTGMDPHVLDDPYVDRVVRAAAEVGAAQGVGVSLQWLPADAPGPALARLAADRGVHGVLVLNTTESVLAAVPDGLAGRVASIGIGSPTVPAFDIDNGGATTTMIHHLYASGRRRIAMVSGPQWMPCTRRPVDAYRTAVRELALPVRMVPGDFTYAGGEAAMSTVLEQWPDTDALFATSDAMALGALAVLRVRGVDVPGDIAVAGFDDIPFASYSVPALTTATHPVERIAAAAVTAILTGTRAPAATSYPSHLLLRESA, encoded by the coding sequence ATGCCTCCCACGCTGGATGACGTCGCCCGGGCCGCGGGCGTCTCCCGGTCCACCGCGTCGCGCGTCCTCGCCGGGTACGGGCCGGCCTCGCCCACCACCCGCGACCGGGTCCACGCCGCCGCGACCCGGCTCGGCTACGCACCCAACCCGGCCGCCCGCGCGCTCGTGACCGGCGCCGGGTTCCGGCTGGTCGTGGCGGTCACCGGGATGGACCCGCACGTCCTGGACGACCCGTACGTCGACCGCGTCGTCCGCGCCGCCGCCGAGGTGGGAGCCGCCCAAGGCGTCGGCGTCTCGTTGCAGTGGCTGCCCGCCGACGCGCCCGGCCCGGCGCTGGCCCGGCTCGCGGCCGACCGGGGCGTGCACGGCGTACTCGTCCTCAACACCACCGAGTCGGTGCTGGCCGCCGTGCCGGACGGGCTGGCCGGGCGGGTCGCCTCGATCGGCATCGGCTCTCCGACCGTGCCGGCGTTCGACATCGACAACGGCGGCGCGACCACCACCATGATCCATCACCTGTACGCCTCCGGCCGCCGCCGCATCGCCATGGTGTCCGGCCCGCAGTGGATGCCGTGCACGCGGCGCCCCGTCGACGCGTACCGCACCGCCGTACGGGAGCTTGCCCTGCCGGTGCGCATGGTGCCCGGCGACTTCACCTACGCGGGCGGCGAGGCCGCGATGTCCACGGTGCTGGAGCAGTGGCCCGACACCGACGCGCTCTTCGCCACCAGCGACGCGATGGCGCTGGGCGCACTGGCGGTGCTCCGCGTACGCGGCGTGGACGTGCCCGGCGACATCGCGGTGGCCGGCTTCGACGACATCCCGTTCGCGTCGTACAGCGTGCCCGCCCTCACCACGGCCACCCACCCGGTGGAGCGCATCGCGGCAGCCGCCGTCACGGCCATCCTGACCGGCACCCGAGCCCCCGCGGCCACCTCCTACCCCTCCCACCTCCTCCTCCGCGAAAGCGCCTAA
- a CDS encoding DinB family protein: MATVVDIEIGAKKVFVWAVDWPGWCRSGRTEEAALAALADYVPRYAVVAAEARVRYPKSAGDTLEIRERLPGNASTEFGIPGQVSAGDAEPVQAAEATRAGKLLTAAWSVLDAVAAVTPAELRKGPRGGGRDRDKMLGHVVEAEAGYARMIGVKQKPPPFDDAEAVAALRAEILAVLAKPSDGAPLRPKGWPARYAARRIAWHVLDHVWEMQDRSPS, translated from the coding sequence ATGGCGACCGTGGTCGACATCGAGATCGGGGCCAAGAAGGTCTTCGTCTGGGCGGTGGACTGGCCGGGCTGGTGCCGCTCCGGGCGCACCGAGGAGGCGGCGCTCGCGGCCCTGGCCGACTACGTCCCCCGGTACGCCGTCGTGGCGGCCGAGGCCAGGGTGCGGTACCCGAAGTCGGCCGGGGACACGCTCGAGATCCGGGAACGGCTGCCCGGCAACGCGTCGACCGAGTTCGGGATCCCCGGGCAGGTCAGCGCGGGCGACGCCGAGCCGGTCCAGGCGGCCGAGGCGACCCGCGCCGGCAAGCTGCTCACCGCCGCCTGGTCGGTGCTCGACGCGGTGGCCGCCGTCACCCCGGCCGAGCTGCGCAAGGGCCCGCGCGGCGGCGGTCGCGACCGGGACAAGATGCTGGGCCACGTGGTCGAGGCCGAGGCCGGGTACGCCCGGATGATCGGCGTCAAGCAGAAGCCGCCGCCCTTCGACGACGCCGAGGCGGTCGCCGCCCTGCGCGCCGAGATCCTCGCGGTGCTGGCCAAGCCGTCCGACGGTGCGCCGCTGCGCCCCAAGGGCTGGCCGGCCCGGTACGCGGCCCGCCGGATCGCCTGGCACGTGCTCGACCACGTGTGGGAGATGCAGGACAGGTCTCCCTCTTGA
- a CDS encoding AMP-binding protein yields MELLPALAGRFGDRADAVRVGERQASWAQLADLAAARAAQIAGQPALVVDATASLDTVVAVVAGLTVGVPVVPVPPDAGPLERSHILAEVADAASAPDAALILFTSGTTGPPKGVLVSREAIAADLDALADAWAWTADDVLVHGLPLYHVHGLVLGVLGALRTGSRLVHTVRPQPAAYAAAGGTLYFGVPTVWHRIVQDGAAARALAPARLLVSGSAALPVPVFEALHRLSGHRPVERYGMTETLITVAARADGERRPGYVGRPVSGVRTRIVDDELQVRGATLFSGYLNRPDATAAAFTADGWFRTGDVAAIDADGSHRIVGRLSTDLIKSGGYRIGAGEVEDALLSHPAVREAAVVGVPHDDLGQEIVAYVVADGVGADELIGFVATQLSVHKRPRRVRFLDALPRNDMGKVQKQRL; encoded by the coding sequence ATGGAGCTTCTACCGGCGCTGGCCGGGCGGTTCGGGGACCGGGCGGACGCCGTACGGGTGGGGGAGCGGCAGGCGTCCTGGGCCCAGTTGGCCGATCTTGCCGCCGCCCGCGCCGCCCAGATCGCCGGCCAGCCCGCGCTGGTGGTCGACGCCACCGCCTCCCTGGACACCGTGGTCGCGGTGGTCGCCGGGCTGACCGTGGGCGTACCCGTGGTGCCGGTGCCGCCCGACGCGGGGCCGCTGGAGCGGTCGCACATCCTGGCGGAGGTCGCGGACGCCGCGTCGGCGCCGGACGCGGCGTTGATCCTGTTCACCAGCGGCACGACGGGCCCGCCGAAGGGCGTACTCGTGAGCCGGGAGGCCATCGCCGCGGACCTGGACGCCCTCGCGGACGCGTGGGCCTGGACCGCGGACGACGTGCTGGTGCACGGCCTGCCGCTGTACCACGTGCACGGCCTGGTCCTCGGCGTGCTCGGGGCGCTGCGCACCGGGTCCCGGCTGGTGCACACGGTGCGCCCGCAGCCGGCGGCGTACGCGGCGGCCGGCGGCACCCTGTACTTCGGCGTGCCGACGGTGTGGCACCGGATCGTCCAGGACGGGGCGGCCGCGCGGGCCCTCGCGCCCGCCCGGCTGCTGGTGTCGGGGAGCGCCGCGCTGCCGGTGCCGGTGTTCGAGGCGCTGCACCGGCTCAGCGGGCACCGGCCGGTCGAGCGGTACGGCATGACCGAGACCCTCATCACGGTCGCCGCGCGGGCGGACGGCGAGCGCCGGCCCGGGTACGTCGGCCGCCCGGTGTCCGGTGTGCGGACCCGGATCGTGGACGACGAGCTGCAGGTGCGCGGCGCCACGCTCTTCTCCGGCTACCTCAACCGGCCGGACGCCACCGCGGCGGCGTTCACGGCGGACGGCTGGTTCCGCACCGGCGACGTGGCGGCGATCGACGCCGACGGGAGCCACCGCATCGTCGGCCGGCTGTCCACCGACCTGATCAAGAGCGGCGGCTACCGCATCGGGGCCGGCGAGGTGGAGGATGCCCTGCTGTCCCACCCCGCGGTGCGGGAGGCCGCGGTGGTCGGCGTACCGCACGACGACCTGGGCCAGGAGATCGTGGCGTACGTGGTGGCCGACGGGGTGGGGGCGGACGAGCTGATCGGGTTCGTGGCCACCCAGCTGTCGGTGCACAAGCGCCCGCGCCGGGTGCGCTTCCTCGACGCCCTGCCCCGCAACGACATGGGCAAGGTGCAGAAGCAGCGGCTCTAG
- a CDS encoding DMT family transporter, with the protein MSALPLAVIFAIASAAAYAAGAVAQERLAAEADHEPVLALLRRARWWLAVGLNAAGGGLHVAALAYGPLSLVQPLGVLTLVLALPMGAAMVGRRVSTGHWRGAGLTVAGLVVLLLLVAPATGAEALGSGDAGLLAVVAAATVAALMVAARLAKAAMARSLLYATASGIAFAVASALTQTVALRAAEDGVRALFSPVALALAVMAVGGLLLAQVAYRDSGLGAPLATVTLANPMASAVIGMALLGERFAGGAAGAALALTAATAASWGVVLLAHPAPVPAAEEEPVGEPDTAEEREPVLVS; encoded by the coding sequence ATGAGTGCGTTACCGCTGGCCGTGATCTTCGCGATCGCGTCCGCAGCGGCGTACGCGGCCGGAGCGGTGGCGCAGGAGCGCCTCGCCGCGGAAGCCGACCACGAACCCGTCCTGGCCCTGCTGCGGCGTGCGCGCTGGTGGCTCGCGGTCGGACTCAACGCGGCCGGCGGCGGGCTGCACGTGGCCGCGCTGGCGTACGGACCGCTGTCCCTGGTGCAGCCGCTGGGTGTGCTCACCCTCGTGCTGGCCCTGCCGATGGGCGCGGCCATGGTGGGGCGGCGCGTGTCCACCGGCCACTGGCGGGGAGCGGGCCTGACGGTCGCCGGTCTCGTCGTACTCCTGCTGCTTGTCGCTCCCGCGACCGGCGCGGAGGCCCTGGGATCCGGCGACGCCGGACTGCTCGCGGTGGTCGCCGCCGCGACGGTGGCCGCGCTGATGGTCGCCGCCCGGCTGGCGAAAGCAGCCATGGCCCGCAGCCTGCTCTACGCGACCGCCTCCGGGATCGCGTTCGCCGTCGCGTCGGCGCTGACCCAGACCGTGGCCCTGCGGGCCGCCGAAGACGGCGTGCGCGCGCTCTTCAGCCCGGTCGCCCTGGCGCTGGCCGTCATGGCGGTCGGCGGGCTGCTGCTGGCGCAGGTGGCGTACCGGGACTCGGGGCTCGGCGCCCCGCTCGCCACGGTGACCCTGGCCAACCCGATGGCGTCCGCCGTCATCGGCATGGCGCTGCTGGGCGAGCGGTTCGCCGGCGGCGCCGCGGGCGCGGCCCTGGCGCTGACCGCCGCGACCGCCGCCTCGTGGGGCGTGGTGCTGCTGGCCCACCCCGCGCCCGTGCCCGCCGCCGAGGAGGAGCCGGTCGGAGAGCCCGACACCGCCGAGGAACGCGAACCGGTACTAGTGTCCTAG
- a CDS encoding SigE family RNA polymerase sigma factor, protein MGDARGGAFDEFVRSRSVPLLRVAYLLTGDRHAAEDLLQEVLEQLYVRWRRVHASPEAYARKALVNRAANRWRRRARRPERALGDLDPPTPDHAGDVALREAVITALRAVPPRQRAAVVLRYLEDLPVAEVAQALDCSEGAVKSHTSRGLARLREELAGLRPRRTRDRRNWEPAMSLTDTDIRTVLHRATDDLAAPPTLVDDVRRGGRRRLVRRRAFLGGGLALAAAASAGGVLRFSGTPGGGLEVAGPLLDTPTRGDLAGDAAYLRKVRDAWRSHLVDIEVGVRGEPNILWAGTTPVGPAAYIVQRTNTNPVVAQPSGERMVAVAAWVEPATRGPKIGTVGTVTDANLDLVPQAVLLGPTTTCWSCSTAGSRWTSRRRCDTRRTGGSSALTSGSRSWAAPPYCGSRRRSRRSPSGWSARRPTGKTPSSWRRRRRSCSPAARTGPPRRRTSTPSPGPNRCGAPTARAWSGGTSTTSARSPRTSTRPATTRTTAPRC, encoded by the coding sequence ATGGGAGACGCACGGGGTGGGGCGTTCGACGAGTTCGTCCGGAGCAGGTCGGTGCCGCTGCTGCGGGTCGCCTACCTGCTCACGGGCGATCGGCACGCGGCCGAAGACCTGCTCCAGGAGGTCCTGGAGCAGCTCTACGTGCGGTGGCGCCGGGTCCACGCCTCACCCGAGGCGTATGCCCGCAAGGCACTGGTCAACCGGGCCGCCAACCGGTGGCGGCGGCGTGCCCGCCGGCCGGAACGCGCGCTCGGTGACCTCGACCCGCCCACGCCCGACCACGCCGGTGACGTGGCGCTGCGCGAGGCGGTGATCACGGCGCTGCGCGCCGTACCGCCCCGGCAACGCGCCGCGGTGGTGCTCCGCTACCTGGAGGACCTGCCGGTCGCCGAGGTGGCCCAGGCGCTGGACTGCTCCGAGGGAGCCGTCAAGAGCCACACCTCGCGGGGGCTCGCCCGGCTCCGCGAGGAGTTGGCCGGGCTCCGGCCTCGTCGTACCCGTGACCGACGGAACTGGGAGCCCGCGATGAGCCTCACCGACACCGACATCCGTACCGTCCTGCATCGGGCGACCGACGACCTGGCCGCCCCGCCGACGCTGGTGGACGACGTCCGCCGGGGCGGGCGCCGCCGCCTGGTGCGGCGCCGCGCGTTCCTCGGCGGCGGCCTCGCCCTCGCCGCCGCGGCGTCCGCCGGGGGCGTCCTGCGCTTCTCGGGTACGCCCGGCGGCGGACTCGAGGTCGCCGGTCCGCTGCTCGACACCCCGACCCGCGGCGACCTCGCCGGTGACGCGGCCTACCTGCGAAAAGTGCGGGACGCCTGGCGGAGCCACCTGGTCGACATCGAGGTCGGGGTGCGCGGCGAGCCGAACATCCTGTGGGCCGGGACGACCCCGGTCGGCCCGGCCGCGTACATCGTCCAGCGCACCAACACCAACCCGGTGGTCGCCCAGCCCTCGGGGGAGCGCATGGTCGCCGTCGCGGCCTGGGTCGAGCCGGCCACCCGCGGGCCGAAGATCGGCACGGTCGGCACAGTCACCGACGCCAACCTGGACCTCGTCCCCCAGGCGGTGCTGCTCGGGCCGACTACGACGTGCTGGTCGTGCTCGACGGCGGGGTCCCGGTGGACTTCTCGCCGGCGCTGCGATACACGTCGGACGGGCGGGTCGAGCGCACTTACCAGCGGATCGCGTTCGTGGGCGGCGCCGCCGTACTGCGGCTCGCGTCGCAGAAGCAGAAGGTCACCATCGGGCTGGTCCGCCCGCCGGCCGACCGGAAAAACGCCGTCTTCGTGGAGAAGGCGACGGAGGTCCTGTTCCCCGGCGGCAAGGACAGGCCCGCCCCGCCGGCGTACGAGCACACCCTCCCCGGGGCCGAACAGGTGTGGGGCGCCGACCGCCAGGGCGTGGTCCGGCGGTACGTCGACGACGTCAGCGCGCTCGCCCCGTACATCGACCCGGCCGGCTACCACACGCACAACGGCTCCCCGCTGCTGA
- a CDS encoding MFS transporter has translation MTATLTQTNSARTAVALVFGLNGLSLASWFARVPAARDALGLTAGELGVLLLAISAGAVLSLPTAGAVAHRVGAARTVAGAAVVGAGGLALVGLGAGVLQNVPLVAAGLFALGYGSGTCEVAMNVEAAAVERRLGRTIMPRFHAAWSLGTVVGAGLGAAAARVGVPIAVHLLVVAAVMGAGTVAATREFLPAAEPEAAGKGGGVLAAWREPRTVLIGLLVLVMAFTEGTANDWLAVAFVDGHGVSQAAGALSFGVFVAAMTVGRTAGTVALDRWGRVRVLAATMLLASAGAATAVLAGAWLLALAGVALWGLGASLGFPVGMSAAADDERHAPARVSVVAVIGYTAFLAGPPLVGLLGDHVGVLRALLVVPILLLPAIALIPATRKPA, from the coding sequence GTGACGGCGACGCTGACCCAAACCAACTCTGCCCGTACGGCGGTCGCCCTCGTCTTCGGGCTCAACGGCCTGTCGCTGGCGAGCTGGTTCGCCCGGGTCCCGGCCGCCCGCGACGCACTCGGGCTCACCGCGGGCGAACTCGGCGTGCTGCTGCTCGCGATCTCCGCCGGGGCGGTGCTGTCGCTGCCCACGGCGGGCGCGGTCGCGCACCGGGTCGGCGCCGCCCGTACCGTCGCCGGCGCCGCCGTCGTCGGGGCCGGCGGGCTGGCCCTCGTCGGGTTGGGGGCGGGTGTCCTGCAGAACGTCCCGCTGGTCGCCGCCGGCCTGTTCGCCCTCGGCTACGGCTCCGGCACCTGCGAGGTCGCCATGAACGTCGAGGCCGCCGCCGTCGAGCGCCGGCTCGGGCGGACCATCATGCCGCGCTTCCACGCCGCCTGGAGCCTCGGCACCGTGGTCGGCGCGGGCCTCGGGGCGGCCGCCGCACGGGTGGGCGTGCCGATCGCCGTACACCTGCTGGTGGTCGCCGCGGTGATGGGCGCCGGAACGGTGGCCGCGACCCGCGAATTCCTGCCGGCGGCGGAGCCGGAGGCCGCCGGGAAGGGCGGCGGCGTCCTCGCGGCCTGGCGGGAGCCGCGCACCGTCCTCATCGGACTGCTGGTGCTGGTGATGGCGTTCACCGAGGGTACGGCCAACGACTGGCTCGCGGTCGCGTTCGTGGACGGGCACGGGGTGAGCCAGGCGGCCGGGGCGCTGAGCTTCGGGGTGTTCGTGGCGGCGATGACGGTGGGGCGGACCGCCGGCACGGTGGCCCTGGACCGCTGGGGCCGGGTGCGGGTGCTGGCGGCCACGATGCTGCTCGCCTCGGCCGGGGCGGCGACGGCCGTGCTCGCCGGCGCGTGGCTCCTGGCGCTGGCCGGCGTCGCGCTGTGGGGTCTCGGCGCGTCGCTCGGCTTCCCGGTCGGGATGAGCGCCGCCGCCGACGACGAGCGCCACGCGCCGGCCCGGGTCAGCGTGGTGGCGGTGATCGGGTACACGGCGTTCCTGGCGGGGCCGCCGCTGGTCGGGCTGCTCGGCGACCACGTCGGCGTGCTCCGGGCGCTGCTGGTCGTGCCGATCCTGCTGCTGCCGGCGATCGCGCTGATCCCGGCGACCAGGAAACCCGCCTAG